The Prochlorococcus sp. MIT 0801 genomic sequence GTTTCTTACATAGATTTGATTTAATTGTTAGATTATATAAATACTGTAAATTTAATCTGATTTGAATTTATCTAGCTTTTTGATTTTTGTTGCACTGCCTTTTGTCGTTTCAACAGTATTTTTTGGCACTAAGAATGGATATTACAATAGTGATGACTATGAGGGAGATGGTTGCGCTCATGACGTTCAGAGGTGATAATTTTCTCCAATCGACCTTTGGCTATACATATAAGTATCTTTTAATTGCTTGAATTTTTGATGCATGTCCATTTGCTATCAAATTGCCAGACAGGCTTGTAGATTTCATTTTCAATTGTTTTCCCAGCTTCCATACACATCTTTTTCGTCCCAATTGGAATAGCAAATAATGATGGACTTGTAATGCCACTTACTTGTGGTTTTCCTCCAGGTCCCTGTCTATAGCTACCTATTACTAACCAGTAATCTGCTACAGCCTTTCCTTGTATACCCGCCAAGGAGGTTAGAGCAATAATTAATGAGAATATAATTTTTTTTCCCATGATTTATTTTTATTTTTGAAATCATATCTATACTAATTGAAAATTTCTATATATTTAGCCAGCTTGTGTTTTTATTATCTTCTAAATATGCCTGAAGAAATTAGTCAATATCTATTTATTTGCTTTAAATCATTTTTCTTAGGTGTTATTCAAGGTTTTACTGAATTTCTTCCAATTAGCAGTACTGCCCATTTAAAAGTTGTACCTTACCTTTTTGGTTGGAATGATCTTGGTGTGTCTTTTTCCGCTTCTATACAATTAGGAAGCGCATTAGCTATCATTTATTATTTTCGAAATCAGATTAGTTCAATTATTAAATCTTTCTTGTCAACGTTTAACCCTTCTAAAGGTATCAAAGATGAAAATTCTAGACTATTTATCTATATCTTTGTAGCGAGTATTCCAATATTAGTTTTTGGCTTACTTATTAAACTATATTGGCCCAACTATTCCGATTCGAATCTCAGAGATTTATTTTCCATAGCGATCACTTCTATTGTTATGGCACTATTGCTAGCTCTTGCGGAATTTTTTGGTAAAAGAAATAAGTTATTTGTGGACATTAATTTAAATGATGTTATTAAATTGGGCCTTGCTCAATCTTTGGCTTTATTCCCTGGAGTTTCTAGATCTGGTATAACTCTAACCTCTGCTTTGTTTTCAGGTATTGAGAGGAAAACGGCAGCTAGACTTTCTTTTCTAGTTGGTATTCCAGCTATTTCAATCTCAGGACTTGTAGAACTATTTTCTTTAATTAGAGTGTTATCTGTTGTTGAGATTATACCAATAATTATTGGCATCATTTCATCTTTCTTTTCTTCAATATTTTCTATTGATTTGTTTCTTAAATTCCTATCTAAAAATAATACTTTAGTTTTTGTTTATTATCGTTTAGCTTTTGGCATTTTTATATTGACAACTTTATAAATCTTATTTTTCTATATTCTTTGGTTTAGTATAGTTTTATGATAATTATTTGGTTTTGATGAATTTTTTAGTTGATTTATTTATTGTTTCTTTTGGGGAGATTGATATACCACCATTAGTCTTTGCGTTAATTATTTTCCTAACTGTATTTGTTTTTTTAGCAGTTCTGATTAGTACAACTAAATTAATCCAATCTTTAGTAAAGGACTCTGATTAGTCATAAATTCAATTTTATCGGAACGGCGGGATTTGAACCCACGACCCCCACTACCCCAAAGTGGTGCGCTACCAAACTGCGCTACGTCCCGCATTTTAAAGTTATCACAAGTGCTTGCTGATATTTTGAATTTTTAATGATTTCCATTTAATTCTTTTTTTAGATTTTCTATTTATACGTCTGATGAGTGAATCCCTATCTTCATTAGAATATCCATGAATAGATAGCTTTTTAGCAATTAATCTTAACTCGTAAATATTCATCTTTGAAAGTTTAAGTTCAGTATTTTTATCCCAGGCCTCTCCCTCATTTGGCAATATAGCTTTATGTTGTGATGATTCGATTGAGTAGATTAACTCAGCAAAGAATTCTGGAATAATTACAATTAAAATTGCAAGAATATTGTATAAGTTTATCCGAGCTCTATCCAGATGTTTTTCAAATTTATTATTTTTCATATTTTTTAAGAAGTATAATCCAAGTTAAAATATATTTTCTCTAACTTGGATAGGTTAATTCAGTATTTAAAGAACTATCCATCCATTGAATAGTTTTTTCTTGTTCAATTTTTTCAGATTTAAAACTAAACACTAAAAAGAATACTAATAGCAAAGTAGCTAATATTATTAGCAAAATGGTTCTATCTGGTAATTGATCATTCATTATTAATTTGATTCAATAGGTGTATTATCTCCTCTAAGAATACAATGAGTTATGTCCCAATTATAGTTGGACCAAATTTTTTCATTTAGTTTAAAGTTTGCCCCACTAAAATTTTTAAATGTTACCTTTGTCGGCATTGCAGAGCAATATGGTCTACTGCCAGGCTTCGCTAAATATTGTTGGTGATAGTCCTCTGCAAAATAAAATTTAATATCGTTCTCAATCTCTGTAGTAATTAACCCAAAGCCATTATTTTGTAGCTCTATTTGATAGCTATTTTTGCTTTCTATTGCTTTACTTAGTTGCTCTTTGCTTGTCGTATAAATTGCAGATCTGTATTGGCTTCCGCTATCGTTACCCTGACGATTGCCTTGTGTTGGGTCATGGCATTCCCAAAATAATTTTAGTAAGTCGCTTAGATCAATTTCATTATTATTCCAAACAACTCTAACTACTTCGGTATGACCTGTTAGGCCAGAACATACCTCCCTATAGTTTGGTTTTTCTTTCTCACCGCCAGCATACCCTACTGCAGTTGTTACAACTCCTGGAAGCCTCCAGAAACCTTTCTCTGCCCCCCAAAAACAGCCACATCCAAAAAGTACTTCTTGCTCATTATCTTTTGGTTTTGCTGTTAGATCATTTTTTAATATTGTATGCTGCACTTTCTTTTTTTGTTTTTCTGTACTTTTATAAGAATATATCTTATCAATTATCAGTGTTAAATATTCAATTATCTTTTTAATCATAACTTTAATTTATAGTTTCTATTTTAATATGATTTATTAGTGTAGTAACAAATGCAAATAATAAGAAAGGTAGGCTTAATACAAGTATTAAACCTACACCTAAAAGAGCAAAAACTGGTCTTGATGAGCCCATTAGTGCAAGTCCTGCAGCTAGACTTACAAAAATTACACCCATCCATGCGAGGATTTGAATGTAAATATCACCAAATGCAAGGTCGCAAATAAGTTTATATTTTGTTAATGTGCTCATGATTTCATGATTATCTCATTTAAGATAATTGTTTTTTTTAGCTTATATCTAATTCAGGTTGAATTGATTAAAAAAAGTCAATAAGTAATGATTAATCATCTGACTGAATTTGCTCTTTAGCTTTTTCTCTCTCCCACATGCTTTTATACAAACCGTCTTTCTTAATTAAGAATTGATGTTTTCCTTCTTGTACAATTTTTCCATCATTCATTACTAATATTCGGTCACACGCAGCAGCAGCTGAAAGCTGATGACTAATCATTAATACTGTTTTACTATATTGATTTTTTATTGTTTGAAGTATTGCTGACGCGGTTTTATTGTCCACACTTGCTAAAGCATCATCTAGAACAATTATCTTTGAATCTACCAATAATGCTCGACTTAAAGCAGTTCGTTGTCTTTGTCCACCGCTGAGTGTTATTCCTCTTTCTCCGACAAGTGTTTTAAGTCCATCAGGAAAACCTTTTATATCATCTGTCATTCTTGCTTCATAGGCTGATTCTTGGACTTTATCTATGGACGCTTTTGGATTCCCATATTTAATGTTTTCTGAAAGTGTTTCTGTGAAAAGATATCCCTCTTGAGGTACTAAAGCAATATTGCTTCTTAACTGCTTCAGCTTTAAGTCCATGACATCATGATCGTCTAAATACAAAGATCCTTCATCAATTTTTATCATCCTCCCTAAAGCTCTTGCCAAGGTCGTTTTACCGCAACCTACAGGACCTACCAAGGCGACTATTTCTCCGGGGTTTATTTTAAAAGAAATTTCATCTAGTATTTTCCTATGAGAATCTTCATAACTTACTGAAAGATTTCTTGCTTCTAATTTTCCTGAAATAGGTTTAGTTATATTTACAGTATTATCTTTATCTTTGATTGTTGGTTCATGATTAAGTAGCTCTTCTACTCTCTCTAAACTTACTTGACCCAATTGAAAAGTATTAAGTGTAAAACCTAATAAGGCTGTTGGAAAAACCAGTCTTTCTACATATAGAATTAAAGCTACCAATCCTCCAACAGTAAGATTTCCGCTGCTAAGTTGCCCACTCCCAATTGCAATAAGTAGAAGCAAAGATATTGAGGATAAACCTTGAAGTAGTGGAAATAAAGTACTTGCAGTTCTTGCAAGGTTAATAGCGGCGTCTCGGTATCTGATGTTTAATTTTTTGAATGCTTCTTGTTCAGCTCGTTCTTGACCATAAATCTTAATGGCACTAATGCCAGATAGATCTTCTTGAATTAACTCACTTAATTCGGATAAAGCTTGTTGTTGCCTCTTTCTTTGTTTAACCATTCTTCCACCGAACAATCCAACGGTGCCAAGTAAAACTGGATAGACGGATATGGCAAAAAAGGTTAATAGCGGATTAATTGTCAGCATCGCTGGCAATGTGAAGGTGTATGCCAATAATGTGTTTGTAAGACTAAGAACCGTAAAACCTAGCAATCTTCGAATGTTTTCTAAATCGCTAGTAGCTCTTGTTATGACTTCTCCAGTCCCTATGGTTTGAACCCATCCGGGGTCTTGTTCCAGCATTCGATCAAATAATTTTTGTCTCAATGAAACTTCTACTTGTCTTCCAACCCCAAACACGAGCTGCCGAGATATCAATCTTGCTCCCCCCATCACTGTTGCCATAAGTATTAACCATGTCGACTTATTTAAGACGTATGAAAATGTAAATCCTTCTTTTAGATCATCAACGATATTTCTAACTTCCATTGGAATAGCAACGCTTAAAATATTTACAAAAATCAGACAGAAAGCACCTATTATCAGATCCCTCTTATGTGGTCTCAAATAGTTTTTTATTAGATCTAGTCTTAATGCAGCCATTCTTTTATTAATATGCCCATTAACCTAGGCAATATAAGCCCATGGACGTGAGCAAAATCCAATTTAACTAATTTATGAACGAGGCACAAAATCATCCGCTTTATTCAACAGATCGTGAAAATCTTGATCGATTGTGTGCGATAGATTCTCCAACCTCAAATAATTTTGTTGAACTAGCTAGATTAATAATTCGATATCAGGATTTCAGAGGTGCTGAAGATCTTAATTCTGATATGGAAAAACTTTTAAAAAAATGGAGCATTAATCGTGACAAATTAGAGGAAATAACAAGGAAACTTTGGTCAGAGGGATTTCGTCCTTCAAGTCATTCAAGTTCCGATAACGTCGGTTCTGGATTTGATACGTCAGATTCCACTGAATCTTAATGTTAGGAAATTATTTTTTTATTTAAACAACTTCCATTGTTGATATATTAATGATTAAGTTATAAAAAATATTCTGCTTGGAACGCTTAACACTTAGGACTTTTTCTGATAAATGACCATTCTAAATCCTATAACTTTTCCAGTAATTCTTGAATCACTTCTTGCTTCCAATGATTTAACTGAAGAGCAATCTAATTATTTAATGAATTCATGGCTCGAAAATAAAATTGAACCAGTTCAAACAGGGGCATTCTTAGCAGCTTTTAGAGCAAAGGGGGTTTCTGGTAATGAACTTTCGGTAATGGCAAAAATTCTTCAAGATGCCTCAACGACACCATCAGATCTACCATCTTTTGATTTGGTAGATACATGCGGAACTGGTGGAGATGGAGCGAACACATTCAATATTTCTACAGCAGTTGCTTTTGTCTCGGCGGCCTTAGGGGTGAAAATCGCTAAACATGGAAATCGAAGTGCTAGCGGCAAGGTTGGATCAGCAGACGTATTAGAAAATTTAGGATTACCTTTAAATGTTTCTTCCGGAAAAGTTCTTGAAGCTTTAAAGAAGTTAGGTATTACATTTCTTTTTGCTCCTTCTTGGCATCCTTCATTGGTAAATCTTGCTCCTTTAAGAAAAAGCTTAGGAGTTAGAACCATCTTTAATTTACTGGGTCCATTAGTTAACCCACTTAGACCAAAGTCTCAAGTATTGGGAGTAGCCAAAGCTGATTTGCTTGATCCAATGTCGCTAGCTTTAAAAGGAATGGGACTTAAAAGAGCTGTAGTTGTTCATGGAGCAGGTGGTCTTGATGAGGCTTCACTAGCTGGGGCTAATGAATTTAGGTTCTTAGACAAAGATGTTATTAAAACTGAAATTATTAACCCTAGTGATCTTGGACTTACTGAAATCTCCAATGAAAGATTGAAAGGTGATGATTTGAAAACTAATTCTCAAATCTTAAAGTCTTTACTTAATGGAGAAGGAAATAAATATCACAAAGAAGTCGTAGCATTAAATACTGCTCTTGTTTTATGGGTATCAGGAGTTGAGGATGATTTATCTTCAGGTGTTAAACGAGCATTAGTTTGTTTGAATACAGATAAGTCATGGCTCCTTTTCGAGCAATTAAGAGATTTTTTAGCCATTTAATCCTTTTAACTGATAAGCCTTATTCCTTATGTTTTTCGATACTGATAGCTCTGCGATTTTGTTATTAGAGGATGGGATCTATTTTGAAGGATTATCTTTTGGTGCGCTTGGAACTATTTCTGGTGAAGTCGTATTTAATACAGGTATGACAGGTTATCAGGAGGTCATAACTGATCCAAGTTACTATGGTCAACTTATTACTTTTACCTATCCAGAGATTGGTAATACAGGAGTCAATTTTGAGGATAATGAATCATCACATCCTTCAGTTAAAGGTGTTATTGCTCGTCAAATATCAAACACTCCCAGTAACTGGAGACATGAAATTTCGTTTGAAAATTGGTTAAAGGATGAAAATGTTGTTGGAATCCATGGAATAGATACAAGATCACTTGTTAGACATATAAGAGAGTCTGGCTCTTTGAATGGAATTATTTCATCAGAGTCCAAATATTCAATAGCTGAATTATTTTCACTTTTAAAAAAATCTCCTTCAATGAGTGGTCTGAATCTTGTCGATAAAGTAACTACAAAAACTGCTTTTCAAGCTAATTCAACTTGTCCTGTTGCATTTGATATGAGAATTAAAAATACTCAAACTATTCCATACAAAGTTGTTGCTATAGATTTTGGGATAAAGAAATCGATATTGGACCGGTTAGTTGCTCATGGTTGTGAGGTAACTGTCTTACCTGCAAATGCTGAAATGGCCGATGTTTTAGCTTTATCACCTGAAGGTGTTTTTCTTTCAAATGGTCCAGGTGATCCATCCACAGTCGATAGTGGTATTAATCTTGCTAAAAATTTAATTGAATATAAAAAACTACCTGTTTTTGGAATCTGCCTAGGCCATCAGATCCTTGGATTGGCTTTAGGTGGTAAAACTTTTAAACTTTCTTATGGACACAGAGGACTAAATCATCCATGTGGATTGAATGGAAAAGTTGAAATTACTAGTCAAAACCATGGATTTGCTTTGAATTCAGAATCTTTGAATTCCAAAAAAATAAAAATCACCAGATTAAATTTAAATGACCAAACAGTCGCTGCAATTTCTGTAATTGACAGGCCTTTCTTTGGTGTTCAGTATCACCCCGAAGCGAGCCCTGGTCCGCATGATGCTGATCATCATTTTAATCATTTCGTAACCTTAATAGAAGAACGACGAAGAATCGTGGATTAATTTGGTTTCTATCACTACACTTCCATCATGAAGTCATAGGGGACTAATCCCATAACTGAATTAAAAAGACTTACTGTTTCTCTTAGAGGTGGTTCTAAACAGCAAAATGGTTGTTTAGTGATTAATTTCACTGGTCAACTAGATGCTTATTCAGAGAAACAATTCACAACTTATATCAATGAAGTTTTAGCTTCTAATCAACTATCAGTTGTAATTGATTTAACTAATATCGATTTCATTGATTCTTGTGGCTTAGGTGCAATGGTTCAAGCTGCTAAGAAATGTACTAATTCAAAAAGATCCTTTAATGTTGTAGGAAATCCAAGAGTTATTCAAACAATTAAACTTGTTCGCTTAGAGGAATACCTTCATGTTGCACCTGATCTAAATACTGCAATTGGTAGATTATCAGCTTGACTGATTGGATTCGCTCTTACAAATCAACCATTTCTCCCGATGGCTTGGGTCCTTTGCAACTAGCTTGGTTGGGAGATGCTGTGTGGGAAATGCATCAAAGGTTGAGATATTGCAGTATTCCAATGCGCTCTAAGGATCTGCACAATGCCGTTGTTAAAGAGGTAAACGCATCCAGTCAAGCTAAGGCAATCACAAAAATAGAGCCTTTCCTCACTGATACTGAAAAGGATTTCCTTAGAAAAGGTAGAAACAAAGCTGGAAGAGGTCCTAAAAATGTAGATGCAGCCACATATGCAATTGCGACCGGATTTGAGACTATTGTTGGTTGGTTGTTTTTGAAAAATCCAAATCGTCTTGCAGATTTATTCGATCTTCTTGATCGACCCATTAACTAAAAAATATTTCTTATAAAATGAGTTATCGCTTTAATAAAGACAGAAGGAATTCAAAAAACTCTTCATCTAATAAACGAAGTAGTAATTTTTCTCGCCAAGATAATGACTCCCAAAATTCAAACTACAATGATCGAAGAAGAAACCATAACAAAACAAATCGTCTTTCTTCAGATCCATTAAATCAATATTCATTAGACAAAGAATCTTCTGAAAGATCAAGAAGTCGTAACGAGACAAATTCCAACTACAGAGGATCTAATCGATTCGAAAGAAAATCGACCAACCCTTCAAACAGAAATCAAAACTCTCAGGATACCAATATTTACAGAGGATCTAATCGATTCGAGAGGAAATCGGCCAACCGTTCGTACAGAAATCAAGACTCTCAGGAAACCAACAATTACAGAGCATATAATCGATTCGAGAGAAAATCGACCAACCCTTCAGACAGAAATCAAAATTTTCAGGATAACAATAATTACAGAGGATCTAATCGATTTGAGAGAAAATCGACCAACGCTTCGTACAAGAATAAAAATTCTCAGGAAGCTAGCAGTTATAGAAGTGAAGAAAGCATAGAACCTCTCTCATATTCTCAAAGCTATACCAAAACATTAAGTGATGATCTGATTTGGGGCCGTCATTCAACTGAGTCAGCGCTTATGGGCGGCAGGCCAATTCATAGGATTTGGTGTACCTCTGAATTACGAAGTACACCAAAGTTTTTTCAACTTCTCAAAGATCAAAAAGCATCTGGTGTCTTAGTTGAAGAAGTTTCATGGTCAAGGATTGGTCAGCTCACCAATGGCGCAGTTCATCAAGGAATAGTTTTACAAATTGCCGCATCAAAAACACATGATTTAAAGAATTTAATTGATGCTTGCAAAGCTTTTGGTGATTCATCATTGCTATTGGCTTTAGATGGCTTAACTGATCCTCAGAATCTTGGGGCAATAATTCGATCTGCCGAAGCCCTCGGTGCTCAAGGCTTAATCCTTCCACAAAGAAGAAGTGCAGGTTTAACAGGATCTGTCGCAAAAGTTGCCGCAGGAGCTCTGGAACATTTGCCGGTAGCAAGAGTTGTTAATTTAAATAGGTCTTTAGAAAAATTGAAAGATGAAGGTTATACCGTTGTTGGCCTTGCTGAGGAGGGAACATCTACTTTGTCTGAAATCAAATTTGAAGGTCCTTTAGT encodes the following:
- the trpD gene encoding anthranilate phosphoribosyltransferase: MTILNPITFPVILESLLASNDLTEEQSNYLMNSWLENKIEPVQTGAFLAAFRAKGVSGNELSVMAKILQDASTTPSDLPSFDLVDTCGTGGDGANTFNISTAVAFVSAALGVKIAKHGNRSASGKVGSADVLENLGLPLNVSSGKVLEALKKLGITFLFAPSWHPSLVNLAPLRKSLGVRTIFNLLGPLVNPLRPKSQVLGVAKADLLDPMSLALKGMGLKRAVVVHGAGGLDEASLAGANEFRFLDKDVIKTEIINPSDLGLTEISNERLKGDDLKTNSQILKSLLNGEGNKYHKEVVALNTALVLWVSGVEDDLSSGVKRALVCLNTDKSWLLFEQLRDFLAI
- the rlmB gene encoding 23S rRNA (guanosine(2251)-2'-O)-methyltransferase RlmB, translating into MSYRFNKDRRNSKNSSSNKRSSNFSRQDNDSQNSNYNDRRRNHNKTNRLSSDPLNQYSLDKESSERSRSRNETNSNYRGSNRFERKSTNPSNRNQNSQDTNIYRGSNRFERKSANRSYRNQDSQETNNYRAYNRFERKSTNPSDRNQNFQDNNNYRGSNRFERKSTNASYKNKNSQEASSYRSEESIEPLSYSQSYTKTLSDDLIWGRHSTESALMGGRPIHRIWCTSELRSTPKFFQLLKDQKASGVLVEEVSWSRIGQLTNGAVHQGIVLQIAASKTHDLKNLIDACKAFGDSSLLLALDGLTDPQNLGAIIRSAEALGAQGLILPQRRSAGLTGSVAKVAAGALEHLPVARVVNLNRSLEKLKDEGYTVVGLAEEGTSTLSEIKFEGPLVVVVGSEDKGISLITRRLCDQLVRIPLKGVTTSLNASVATSIFLYEVARSRWMRSISGQDPSPRLLKPQISTENNN
- a CDS encoding Mini-ribonuclease 3, with protein sequence MTDWIRSYKSTISPDGLGPLQLAWLGDAVWEMHQRLRYCSIPMRSKDLHNAVVKEVNASSQAKAITKIEPFLTDTEKDFLRKGRNKAGRGPKNVDAATYAIATGFETIVGWLFLKNPNRLADLFDLLDRPIN
- the msrA gene encoding peptide-methionine (S)-S-oxide reductase MsrA, yielding MIKKIIEYLTLIIDKIYSYKSTEKQKKKVQHTILKNDLTAKPKDNEQEVLFGCGCFWGAEKGFWRLPGVVTTAVGYAGGEKEKPNYREVCSGLTGHTEVVRVVWNNNEIDLSDLLKLFWECHDPTQGNRQGNDSGSQYRSAIYTTSKEQLSKAIESKNSYQIELQNNGFGLITTEIENDIKFYFAEDYHQQYLAKPGSRPYCSAMPTKVTFKNFSGANFKLNEKIWSNYNWDITHCILRGDNTPIESN
- a CDS encoding undecaprenyl-diphosphate phosphatase, whose translation is MPEEISQYLFICFKSFFLGVIQGFTEFLPISSTAHLKVVPYLFGWNDLGVSFSASIQLGSALAIIYYFRNQISSIIKSFLSTFNPSKGIKDENSRLFIYIFVASIPILVFGLLIKLYWPNYSDSNLRDLFSIAITSIVMALLLALAEFFGKRNKLFVDINLNDVIKLGLAQSLALFPGVSRSGITLTSALFSGIERKTAARLSFLVGIPAISISGLVELFSLIRVLSVVEIIPIIIGIISSFFSSIFSIDLFLKFLSKNNTLVFVYYRLAFGIFILTTL
- a CDS encoding DUF3288 family protein, with amino-acid sequence MNEAQNHPLYSTDRENLDRLCAIDSPTSNNFVELARLIIRYQDFRGAEDLNSDMEKLLKKWSINRDKLEEITRKLWSEGFRPSSHSSSDNVGSGFDTSDSTES
- the carA gene encoding glutamine-hydrolyzing carbamoyl-phosphate synthase small subunit; amino-acid sequence: MFFDTDSSAILLLEDGIYFEGLSFGALGTISGEVVFNTGMTGYQEVITDPSYYGQLITFTYPEIGNTGVNFEDNESSHPSVKGVIARQISNTPSNWRHEISFENWLKDENVVGIHGIDTRSLVRHIRESGSLNGIISSESKYSIAELFSLLKKSPSMSGLNLVDKVTTKTAFQANSTCPVAFDMRIKNTQTIPYKVVAIDFGIKKSILDRLVAHGCEVTVLPANAEMADVLALSPEGVFLSNGPGDPSTVDSGINLAKNLIEYKKLPVFGICLGHQILGLALGGKTFKLSYGHRGLNHPCGLNGKVEITSQNHGFALNSESLNSKKIKITRLNLNDQTVAAISVIDRPFFGVQYHPEASPGPHDADHHFNHFVTLIEERRRIVD
- a CDS encoding STAS domain-containing protein, producing the protein MTELKRLTVSLRGGSKQQNGCLVINFTGQLDAYSEKQFTTYINEVLASNQLSVVIDLTNIDFIDSCGLGAMVQAAKKCTNSKRSFNVVGNPRVIQTIKLVRLEEYLHVAPDLNTAIGRLSA
- a CDS encoding ABC transporter ATP-binding protein, translated to MAALRLDLIKNYLRPHKRDLIIGAFCLIFVNILSVAIPMEVRNIVDDLKEGFTFSYVLNKSTWLILMATVMGGARLISRQLVFGVGRQVEVSLRQKLFDRMLEQDPGWVQTIGTGEVITRATSDLENIRRLLGFTVLSLTNTLLAYTFTLPAMLTINPLLTFFAISVYPVLLGTVGLFGGRMVKQRKRQQQALSELSELIQEDLSGISAIKIYGQERAEQEAFKKLNIRYRDAAINLARTASTLFPLLQGLSSISLLLLIAIGSGQLSSGNLTVGGLVALILYVERLVFPTALLGFTLNTFQLGQVSLERVEELLNHEPTIKDKDNTVNITKPISGKLEARNLSVSYEDSHRKILDEISFKINPGEIVALVGPVGCGKTTLARALGRMIKIDEGSLYLDDHDVMDLKLKQLRSNIALVPQEGYLFTETLSENIKYGNPKASIDKVQESAYEARMTDDIKGFPDGLKTLVGERGITLSGGQRQRTALSRALLVDSKIIVLDDALASVDNKTASAILQTIKNQYSKTVLMISHQLSAAAACDRILVMNDGKIVQEGKHQFLIKKDGLYKSMWEREKAKEQIQSDD